In one Gemmatimonadota bacterium genomic region, the following are encoded:
- the rpe gene encoding ribulose-phosphate 3-epimerase: MSSAAKVRIAPSLLSADFGRLKAGLAMLEAGGADWLHVDVMDGVFVPNLTFGAKMIETCRALTTLPLDVHLMVVEPEKYFDSFAKAGAAMLTIHVETAPHLHRQLMRIKELGCGAGAVINPATPVESLRDVAADLDLLLVMSVNPGFGGQKFIPGSVEKIKRARALLDSAGSRALLEVDGGITRDTIAACWRAGADTFVAGTAVFSAKDPAAEIAALRACCAETV, translated from the coding sequence ATGAGCTCCGCTGCCAAAGTTCGCATCGCACCATCGTTGCTCTCCGCCGATTTCGGCCGCCTCAAAGCCGGCCTCGCTATGCTCGAGGCCGGCGGCGCCGACTGGCTCCACGTAGACGTGATGGACGGCGTCTTCGTGCCGAATCTCACATTCGGCGCGAAAATGATTGAAACTTGCCGCGCGCTCACGACGCTGCCGCTCGATGTCCATCTGATGGTGGTCGAACCAGAGAAGTACTTCGACAGCTTTGCCAAAGCGGGTGCGGCGATGCTCACCATTCACGTAGAAACGGCACCGCACCTTCACCGTCAGTTGATGCGGATTAAAGAACTCGGATGCGGCGCGGGCGCGGTGATCAATCCGGCCACGCCAGTGGAATCACTACGCGATGTCGCCGCCGATCTCGATCTCCTGCTCGTCATGAGCGTGAACCCGGGCTTTGGCGGTCAGAAGTTCATCCCAGGCAGTGTGGAAAAAATCAAGCGCGCACGTGCGCTGCTCGATTCCGCTGGGAGCCGCGCGCTCCTCGAAGTAGACGGCGGCATCACACGCGACACCATCGCCGCCTGCTGGCGCGCCGGCGCCGATACCTTCGTCGCGGGCACCGCAGTGTTCTCGGCCAAAGATCCGGCCGCAGAAATCGCCGCCTTACGCGCGTGCTGCGCGGAGACGGTATGA
- the rsmB gene encoding 16S rRNA (cytosine(967)-C(5))-methyltransferase RsmB: protein MPSPSTRFQVTDARVVAAGILADLRQHMVLDASFDQRVSALDPRDRRWTQELVYGTLRRRGWLDLLLNNRIKGGMARLDADLTDLLRLGAYQLLYMGSVPAYAAIAQTVEQAKERHGIGASKLVNAVLRRLDRERDEPTPALPVDPLEALALTHSHPRWLIARWAARWGAESTQALLDANNAEPPTVVRPMHVVREQLEAILEAAGVTTTDSPLLTDSLVLPGGTALRELGAFQQGQFFVQDPAATLVTEYAAIPAGATVADLCSAPGGKSVELSRRASAVFSADLSVSRLQRLRETIVRLDLTNVFPVACDARHPAFAPVDAVLVDAPCTGTGTFRRHPDARWRLKVSDLAVMAAAQRSILRAAASLVTPGGLLVYSTCSLEIEENDAQVELFLGEHPEFTLEPPPANAVPATVLDAGRLRVLPQLHGTDGAFAARLRRASN, encoded by the coding sequence ATGCCTTCGCCGTCCACCCGCTTTCAAGTCACCGACGCCCGTGTCGTCGCCGCCGGCATTCTTGCCGACCTGCGGCAGCATATGGTGCTCGACGCGTCCTTTGACCAGCGGGTCAGCGCCCTGGACCCGCGCGACCGACGCTGGACCCAAGAACTGGTGTACGGCACCCTCCGGCGGCGCGGCTGGCTCGACCTGCTACTCAACAACCGGATCAAGGGCGGCATGGCACGTTTGGACGCCGACCTCACCGACCTCCTGCGACTGGGCGCCTACCAGCTCCTTTATATGGGAAGCGTTCCGGCCTACGCGGCGATCGCCCAAACCGTGGAACAGGCCAAGGAGCGGCATGGCATTGGGGCCAGCAAACTCGTGAACGCGGTGCTGCGGCGCCTCGACCGCGAGCGCGACGAACCGACTCCCGCGCTCCCCGTCGATCCGCTCGAAGCACTCGCGCTTACCCATTCGCATCCGCGCTGGCTCATTGCGCGCTGGGCGGCCCGTTGGGGCGCCGAGTCCACGCAGGCACTGCTCGACGCGAACAACGCCGAGCCGCCAACAGTTGTGCGCCCCATGCACGTCGTGCGCGAACAGCTCGAGGCGATACTCGAAGCCGCCGGCGTCACCACCACCGACTCACCGCTGCTGACCGATTCGCTCGTGCTTCCCGGGGGCACCGCGCTCCGCGAACTGGGCGCATTTCAGCAGGGACAGTTCTTTGTGCAGGATCCGGCCGCCACGCTCGTCACCGAGTACGCGGCCATCCCAGCAGGCGCGACCGTGGCCGACCTCTGCTCTGCGCCAGGCGGAAAGTCGGTGGAACTCTCGCGACGGGCGAGCGCCGTGTTCAGCGCCGACCTTTCCGTGAGTCGCCTGCAGCGCCTGCGCGAAACCATTGTGCGGCTCGACCTCACCAACGTCTTCCCCGTCGCCTGCGACGCGCGCCACCCCGCCTTTGCGCCGGTGGACGCGGTGCTCGTCGACGCCCCATGCACCGGCACCGGCACCTTCCGCCGGCATCCGGACGCCCGCTGGCGCCTCAAAGTGAGCGACCTCGCCGTGATGGCCGCAGCGCAACGCTCCATTCTGCGCGCGGCAGCATCGCTCGTAACACCGGGCGGCCTGCTGGTGTACAGCACCTGCTCGCTCGAAATCGAGGAGAACGACGCGCAAGTTGAACTGTTCCTCGGCGAGCATCCGGAGTTCACCCTCGAACCACCACCCGCGAATGCCGTACCGGCCACCGTGCTCGATGCCGGACGCCTGCGCGTGCTACCACAACTCCACGGAACGGATGGCGCCTTTGCCGCCCGCCTGCGTCGCGCCTCGAACTAA
- a CDS encoding Ig-like domain-containing protein, with protein sequence MHRSHLAAKGFRIVAALGVFAALGCIDHSTTGPSQVKNADLAVRLLLLNGNSQTGAVSSALPTPVTVRVLDANGIGVRGATVTFAVRVGGGRVSAPTAQSDSVGNAVTLWTLGASPGANQLTAILTTKAILDSVVISASAVAGGPANLSVIGGDRQSAIPGAKLPTPISVRVSDALGNGVVGVSVGFAIAAQNGGGSVLPESAVTDGTGVATTAWTLGSNFGVQTLTATVSGLTPVTISAIPAGFPSRIRVVSGNGQIGRSSNVLVQPLIVNVTDAAGSPVAGAQIKWTQGAGNADGYVAPSPATTDATGNASVLWTLGGNLTSSVLTDTVFASLEDAPSLGSIAFTASARPQPRIRFIRGTTTGQPAGTQLDTTGTTLSDTLVVQVYDPSTNTGIQGTTVTWAPQAGDATDGKSVNSVVTTDNLGYAKNRWLLRSNSGNAIPPSSVAKRMIATAAGIGDVEFRARVYPGQAVALSLSLPTLLRKDSTTSVTATLKDANGNLISGATIVWTLSGQIASPASPATGAETGADGTSTLVLTWAGAAGSANVKVTASTTVTGPYPVSTSVSVTRSFAITP encoded by the coding sequence ATGCATCGTAGCCATCTTGCCGCGAAGGGATTCCGGATAGTCGCCGCACTCGGCGTCTTTGCCGCTTTGGGTTGTATCGATCACTCGACGACCGGCCCATCGCAGGTGAAAAACGCGGATCTTGCGGTGCGGTTGCTGCTGCTCAATGGAAATAGCCAGACGGGCGCGGTGTCGTCTGCCTTGCCGACGCCGGTAACCGTTCGGGTGTTGGATGCGAATGGCATCGGCGTCAGAGGCGCGACGGTCACATTCGCGGTGCGCGTGGGCGGAGGACGTGTGTCGGCTCCCACGGCTCAGTCCGACAGTGTTGGCAATGCGGTGACGCTGTGGACGCTCGGGGCCTCCCCTGGTGCCAATCAGCTCACCGCCATTCTGACCACAAAGGCGATTCTAGATAGCGTTGTTATCTCTGCGAGTGCCGTCGCCGGAGGCCCCGCGAATCTATCGGTGATCGGTGGTGATCGTCAGTCGGCCATTCCGGGCGCGAAACTCCCGACGCCGATTAGCGTGCGGGTCAGTGACGCCTTGGGAAATGGTGTCGTTGGCGTCAGTGTCGGGTTTGCCATCGCTGCGCAGAACGGCGGCGGATCGGTGTTGCCCGAAAGCGCGGTGACTGACGGGACTGGCGTTGCCACGACTGCATGGACGCTTGGATCGAACTTTGGTGTGCAAACGCTTACCGCCACGGTGTCTGGACTTACCCCGGTGACGATCAGCGCGATTCCTGCTGGCTTTCCGTCGAGAATCCGAGTCGTGAGCGGCAATGGTCAAATCGGCCGCTCAAGCAACGTGCTCGTCCAGCCGCTCATTGTGAACGTCACGGATGCGGCCGGCAGTCCGGTGGCCGGCGCCCAGATCAAGTGGACGCAGGGTGCTGGAAACGCTGACGGCTATGTTGCGCCGTCTCCGGCTACCACCGATGCCACGGGTAATGCGTCGGTGCTCTGGACACTCGGCGGAAATCTGACGTCATCCGTGCTGACGGATACGGTGTTCGCTTCGCTCGAGGATGCCCCGTCGCTTGGCTCCATCGCCTTCACGGCGAGTGCGCGTCCGCAGCCGCGGATTCGCTTTATCCGTGGCACGACTACGGGACAGCCGGCTGGCACTCAGCTGGATACCACGGGCACGACACTGTCAGATACGTTGGTCGTGCAGGTGTATGATCCGTCGACGAATACTGGTATTCAAGGGACGACCGTCACGTGGGCGCCGCAGGCGGGCGATGCCACCGACGGCAAGTCCGTGAACTCTGTGGTGACCACGGACAATCTCGGGTACGCAAAAAATAGGTGGTTGCTCCGCTCGAACTCCGGTAATGCGATTCCGCCGAGTTCGGTCGCCAAGCGAATGATTGCGACGGCCGCGGGGATTGGTGACGTGGAGTTCCGCGCGCGAGTGTACCCTGGTCAGGCGGTCGCTCTCAGCTTGAGTCTGCCCACATTGCTCCGAAAGGACTCAACGACATCTGTCACGGCGACGCTCAAGGATGCGAATGGAAATCTCATTTCTGGCGCCACCATCGTCTGGACGTTGTCGGGTCAGATTGCGAGTCCGGCGAGTCCCGCCACCGGCGCCGAAACGGGAGCTGACGGTACCTCCACCCTTGTTCTGACGTGGGCAGGCGCGGCGGGATCGGCTAACGTGAAGGTGACCGCATCGACGACGGTGACAGGCCCATACCCTGTTAGCACCTCAGTCTCTGTGACGCGAAGTTTCGCGATCACTCCTTAG
- the fmt gene encoding methionyl-tRNA formyltransferase has product MTTTPRTTTSGSSVRIAFFGTPEFATAALRALIGEGHDVVVVVTQPDRPRGRSRSQLEPSPVKQIALEEGIPVLQPERPRGAEFVEALRAAEPDVSVVVAYGHILPREVIDLPPFGTFNIHASLLPHYRGAAPIQAAVRDGCAVSGVSVQRMVERLDAGPVVLALTTPIAPEETAGELQLRLSELGAAAIVEALVLISVGQSTETPQDEAAATYSPKIEREHARIHWDLPANAVQAAIRAYDPKPGAWTTLGALEVRCYGAKVLEALSGAPGTVLEADGEGIVVACGAGAVRISDVHPAGRKRLAAAEWARGRGVAVGEMLV; this is encoded by the coding sequence ATGACGACGACCCCGCGCACGACGACGAGCGGCTCTAGCGTGCGCATCGCCTTCTTCGGTACTCCCGAGTTCGCGACGGCCGCGCTCCGCGCGCTGATCGGCGAGGGGCACGACGTGGTGGTGGTGGTCACGCAGCCCGATCGTCCACGCGGACGCTCGCGCTCGCAACTCGAGCCGTCGCCCGTCAAGCAGATTGCGCTCGAAGAAGGGATCCCCGTGCTGCAGCCCGAGCGCCCGCGCGGGGCTGAGTTTGTAGAAGCCCTGCGCGCCGCCGAGCCCGACGTGAGCGTCGTGGTGGCCTATGGTCATATTCTGCCGCGCGAGGTGATTGATCTGCCGCCGTTTGGCACGTTCAACATTCACGCGTCGTTGCTCCCGCACTATCGCGGCGCCGCGCCCATTCAAGCGGCGGTGCGCGACGGCTGCGCGGTGAGCGGCGTGTCGGTGCAGCGGATGGTGGAGCGGCTCGATGCTGGGCCGGTGGTGCTCGCGCTTACCACACCGATCGCGCCCGAGGAAACAGCCGGCGAGTTACAACTGCGTCTCTCCGAACTTGGCGCGGCGGCGATTGTCGAGGCGCTGGTGTTGATCAGCGTAGGGCAGTCTACCGAAACGCCGCAGGACGAAGCGGCCGCCACATACTCGCCGAAGATTGAACGCGAGCACGCGCGCATTCACTGGGACTTGCCGGCGAATGCCGTGCAGGCGGCGATCCGTGCGTACGACCCCAAGCCTGGCGCGTGGACGACGCTGGGAGCGCTCGAAGTGCGCTGCTATGGGGCGAAGGTGCTTGAAGCGCTCTCGGGGGCTCCTGGGACGGTGCTGGAGGCCGACGGCGAGGGAATTGTGGTAGCGTGTGGAGCCGGCGCGGTGCGGATTAGTGATGTGCATCCGGCAGGGCGGAAGCGGCTTGCGGCGGCGGAGTGGGCGCGGGGGCGGGGGGTGGCGGTTGGGGAAATGCTGGTGTAG
- the def gene encoding peptide deformylase produces the protein MPLLGIRVLGDPVLREETVLVDAITPELQALIDNMFETMHAARGVGLAAPQVGRTERVAVIEVDGQPHVLINPEIIEREGTLKWEEGCLSIPEIYGDVTRSKRVVVRAMNRDGHTVEIEGTELLGVCMQHEIDHLHGKLFIDHLSFLKRQKVMALWDAEKDQYPNFVRDISKEVHDDDDPAHDDERL, from the coding sequence ATGCCGTTGCTTGGCATTCGTGTCCTCGGCGATCCCGTGCTCCGCGAGGAGACGGTGCTCGTGGACGCCATCACGCCCGAGTTGCAGGCGTTGATCGACAATATGTTCGAGACGATGCACGCGGCACGCGGCGTGGGACTCGCCGCGCCGCAGGTGGGGCGCACGGAGCGCGTGGCGGTGATTGAGGTGGATGGCCAGCCGCACGTGCTGATCAACCCCGAGATCATCGAACGCGAAGGCACCCTCAAGTGGGAAGAAGGGTGCCTGTCGATTCCCGAGATTTACGGCGACGTCACGCGCAGCAAGCGTGTGGTAGTGCGTGCGATGAATCGCGACGGCCACACCGTCGAGATTGAAGGGACGGAACTCCTCGGCGTGTGCATGCAGCATGAGATCGATCACTTGCACGGCAAGCTGTTCATTGATCACCTGAGCTTTCTCAAGCGGCAAAAGGTGATGGCGCTGTGGGACGCCGAGAAGGATCAGTATCCGAACTTCGTGCGCGATATTTCGAAAGAAGTGCACGATGACGACGACCCCGCGCACGACGACGAGCGGCTCTAG
- the yajC gene encoding preprotein translocase subunit YajC has protein sequence MHAFLPIFAQAAAAQAGNNGMYVMLVQFGAIFAIFYFLMIRPQQKQRKQHEAALLGLHKGDEIVTAGGLVGEVVHIKEGMKDGNSAKTLDDRITIRTGESKVIVERGRIAKVLGSNPSEAKD, from the coding sequence ATGCACGCTTTTCTCCCGATCTTCGCTCAGGCCGCAGCCGCTCAGGCTGGCAATAACGGCATGTACGTGATGCTCGTCCAGTTCGGGGCGATCTTCGCGATCTTTTACTTCTTGATGATCCGCCCGCAGCAGAAGCAGCGCAAACAGCACGAAGCCGCGCTGCTCGGCCTGCATAAGGGTGATGAGATTGTCACCGCCGGCGGACTCGTGGGCGAAGTGGTGCACATCAAGGAAGGAATGAAGGACGGTAACTCCGCCAAAACGCTGGATGACCGCATCACCATCCGGACCGGTGAGTCGAAGGTCATTGTCGAGCGCGGCCGCATTGCCAAAGTGCTCGGCTCCAACCCGAGCGAAGCGAAAGACTGA
- the tgt gene encoding tRNA guanosine(34) transglycosylase Tgt, which translates to MTFSFDIQHTAGRARAGVLHTPRGAVETPVFMPVGTLATVKALDPDELRTMHAQIILANAYHLHLRPGDDLVRRLGGVHRFSAWDGPILTDSGGFQVFSLAALNAVTEDGVSFKSHIDGSARHFTPESVMQIETNLGADIVMQFDHVIPGKSEHSASLDASERSLRWLERCRVEFDRLHLDPNAPRQTLFPIVQGGIHADLRRAAATSIASAGPWDGIAIGGLSVGEEKPAMYEMIEVCDDAIPRDRPRYLMGVGFPEDLVEGVARGVDLFDCVAPTRMGRNGAAFTADGRINMKNARFREDAGPLDAECGCTACRRYSRAYIRHLVATEEILGLRLLSLHNVHFLIALMRRAREAIRTGTFDTWSRDWLERYHSKAD; encoded by the coding sequence ATGACTTTTTCGTTCGACATTCAACACACCGCCGGCCGCGCCCGCGCCGGAGTTCTCCACACGCCTCGCGGCGCGGTGGAGACGCCGGTGTTTATGCCGGTGGGAACGCTCGCCACGGTCAAGGCGCTCGACCCCGACGAACTGCGCACCATGCACGCGCAGATTATTCTCGCGAATGCCTATCACCTGCACCTTCGGCCCGGCGACGATCTCGTGCGCCGACTCGGCGGCGTGCACCGTTTTTCTGCATGGGACGGCCCGATTCTCACCGACTCGGGCGGCTTTCAGGTGTTCTCGCTGGCCGCGCTCAATGCGGTCACAGAAGACGGAGTGAGCTTCAAATCACATATCGACGGCTCGGCGCGGCACTTCACCCCCGAGTCGGTGATGCAGATTGAGACCAACCTCGGCGCCGACATCGTGATGCAGTTCGATCACGTGATTCCAGGGAAGAGCGAACACTCGGCGAGCCTCGACGCCAGCGAACGCAGCCTCCGGTGGCTCGAGCGCTGCCGAGTGGAGTTCGACCGCCTGCATCTGGACCCGAACGCCCCGCGACAAACGCTCTTTCCGATTGTGCAGGGTGGGATTCATGCCGATCTACGGCGCGCGGCGGCCACGTCGATTGCGTCCGCTGGTCCGTGGGACGGCATCGCCATTGGCGGGCTCTCGGTGGGCGAAGAGAAGCCTGCGATGTACGAGATGATTGAGGTGTGCGACGACGCGATTCCCCGCGACCGCCCGCGCTACCTGATGGGCGTGGGCTTTCCCGAAGATCTCGTGGAAGGCGTGGCCCGCGGCGTTGACCTATTCGACTGCGTGGCACCCACCCGCATGGGGCGCAACGGTGCGGCGTTCACCGCTGACGGGCGCATCAACATGAAGAATGCCCGGTTCCGCGAGGACGCAGGCCCGCTCGACGCCGAATGCGGCTGCACCGCCTGTCGCCGCTACTCCCGCGCCTATATTCGGCACCTCGTGGCCACGGAAGAGATCCTCGGCCTGCGCCTTCTGAGCCTGCACAATGTACATTTCCTCATCGCCCTGATGCGCCGTGCCCGAGAGGCAATTCGCACCGGGACATTCGACACGTGGAGCCGCGACTGGCTCGAACGCTACCACTCCAAAGCCGACTGA
- the queA gene encoding tRNA preQ1(34) S-adenosylmethionine ribosyltransferase-isomerase QueA → MTFTTADFDFELPPALVAQRPAERRDDSRLMVVDRASGAIRHLKFRDIVGLIPAGDILVRNTTRVFRARLLGTRDSGAPAEVFLLRPVGDDRWEAMVQPGNKLKPGRIVHIAPGFDVEMLETTDRHTRIVRLVTGGNLLAAIDAHGHIPLPPYIERGDAETDAERYQTVYADQRGSVAAPTAGLHFTPEVLSALTAKGVDCADVLLHVGAGTFRPVEVEDPAQHIMHEEWYRVTPEAAAAVNATRARGGAVWAVGTTTARTLESVVDASGKIVAGEGETRIFIRPPHAMRGIDHLLTNFHLPRSTLLMLVSAVAGVELTREAYAVAVREGYRFYSYGDAMLVI, encoded by the coding sequence GTGACGTTCACCACCGCTGATTTTGATTTTGAACTGCCGCCCGCGCTCGTTGCGCAGCGGCCGGCAGAGCGTCGCGACGACAGCCGACTGATGGTGGTGGATCGTGCAAGCGGAGCCATTCGCCATCTCAAGTTCCGCGACATTGTCGGGCTGATTCCCGCCGGCGATATCCTCGTTCGCAATACCACGCGTGTGTTTCGCGCGCGGCTGCTTGGCACGCGCGATTCCGGCGCGCCCGCCGAAGTGTTCTTGCTGCGCCCCGTCGGCGATGATCGGTGGGAAGCCATGGTGCAGCCTGGCAACAAACTCAAGCCCGGCCGCATAGTGCACATCGCCCCCGGTTTCGATGTTGAGATGCTCGAGACCACCGATCGGCACACGCGAATCGTGCGATTAGTCACAGGCGGCAATCTGCTCGCGGCCATCGACGCACACGGCCATATCCCGCTTCCGCCGTATATCGAGCGCGGCGATGCCGAAACCGACGCCGAGCGGTACCAGACCGTTTACGCCGACCAGCGCGGCTCCGTGGCGGCGCCGACGGCCGGCCTGCACTTCACGCCTGAGGTGCTGTCGGCGCTTACGGCAAAGGGTGTCGACTGCGCGGATGTGTTGTTGCACGTGGGCGCCGGCACCTTCCGGCCGGTTGAGGTAGAAGATCCCGCGCAGCACATCATGCACGAAGAGTGGTACCGTGTGACCCCAGAGGCTGCCGCCGCGGTAAACGCCACGCGTGCGCGCGGCGGAGCCGTGTGGGCGGTCGGCACGACCACCGCGCGCACGCTCGAGAGCGTCGTGGATGCGTCGGGCAAGATCGTCGCAGGCGAAGGCGAGACGCGCATCTTCATCCGGCCGCCGCACGCAATGCGCGGCATTGACCACCTGCTCACCAACTTCCATCTCCCCCGCTCCACCCTACTTATGCTCGTCTCGGCCGTGGCCGGCGTGGAACTCACGCGCGAGGCCTACGCCGTAGCGGTGCGCGAGGGATACCGTTTCTATTCGTATGGCGACGCCATGCTCGTGATTTGA
- a CDS encoding serine hydrolase produces the protein MAPAGRVADSILTAETKAGFAGVVLVRRNGEVLLRRGYGLANRAASTKFTPGTVVQIGSNTKDFTKVAVLQLRDAGKLRLVDTIGRFLPNVPADKRGISVQQLLYHRAGFPIGVGPDFEPISRGELMARAMATPLKFAPGSAEQYSNTGYSLLAAIIEIVAQQPYDAYLQEHVFTPVGMAKTGLLLPHFSPADLAHGLEAGTELPTMLERPHAADGSHWNLRGNGGLLSTVDDMAAFYDSLFTTERLLSREMRDEFFPDEPVVLAGSDMVNFFLYNREPQSGLVMVMASNVAEHPAPKVHRALLAQYSTVRMEGPGPRTAPDAPAIALPDTPVGKLAAQWLHEMMAGDVASLGKFLSENMAPNAQDNRSLEDRVKLALSRRVRLGALVPVAFVAKSVTVLEVRCRTGEGDPATLTFEMEAAAPFRLLGVRMIVGE, from the coding sequence ATGGCCCCCGCCGGGCGCGTGGCCGATTCCATTCTCACCGCCGAAACGAAAGCCGGCTTTGCCGGCGTGGTGCTCGTGCGCCGGAACGGTGAAGTGTTACTACGCCGCGGCTACGGACTCGCGAATCGCGCGGCCAGCACGAAGTTCACGCCCGGCACCGTGGTGCAGATTGGCTCCAACACCAAGGACTTCACCAAAGTCGCCGTGTTGCAACTGCGCGACGCCGGCAAGCTGCGCCTTGTCGATACCATTGGCCGATTCCTCCCCAATGTGCCGGCCGACAAACGCGGTATCTCGGTGCAGCAGTTGCTCTATCATCGCGCGGGCTTTCCGATTGGCGTTGGGCCAGACTTTGAGCCAATCTCTCGCGGCGAACTGATGGCACGCGCGATGGCCACGCCGCTCAAGTTCGCGCCCGGAAGCGCTGAACAATATTCCAACACCGGCTACTCCCTGCTCGCGGCGATCATCGAGATTGTGGCGCAGCAGCCGTACGACGCCTATTTGCAAGAGCACGTCTTTACGCCGGTCGGCATGGCGAAGACCGGCTTGTTGCTCCCGCATTTTTCGCCAGCCGATCTCGCGCACGGCCTCGAGGCCGGCACCGAACTGCCCACGATGCTCGAGCGCCCGCACGCCGCCGACGGCAGTCACTGGAATCTGCGCGGCAATGGTGGCCTGCTCTCGACCGTGGACGATATGGCCGCGTTCTATGACTCGCTCTTCACCACGGAGCGCTTGCTCTCGCGCGAGATGCGCGACGAGTTCTTTCCCGACGAGCCGGTGGTGCTCGCAGGGTCAGACATGGTGAACTTTTTTCTCTACAACCGCGAGCCGCAGTCGGGACTTGTGATGGTGATGGCATCGAACGTCGCCGAGCATCCCGCGCCGAAGGTGCACCGCGCGTTGCTGGCGCAGTACAGCACGGTGCGCATGGAGGGCCCCGGGCCGCGCACGGCGCCGGACGCACCGGCCATCGCGCTCCCCGACACTCCGGTGGGGAAGCTCGCCGCGCAGTGGTTGCACGAAATGATGGCAGGAGATGTTGCGTCGCTTGGCAAGTTTCTTTCGGAAAACATGGCGCCGAATGCGCAGGACAATCGGTCGCTCGAGGACCGCGTAAAACTCGCCCTCTCGCGACGCGTGCGACTCGGCGCCTTGGTGCCGGTGGCGTTTGTGGCCAAGTCTGTCACCGTGCTCGAAGTACGCTGCCGCACCGGTGAAGGCGATCCGGCCACGCTGACGTTTGAGATGGAAGCCGCAGCGCCGTTCCGGCTGCTCGGCGTCCGGATGATTGTCGGCGAGTGA